A window of Juglans regia cultivar Chandler chromosome 7, Walnut 2.0, whole genome shotgun sequence contains these coding sequences:
- the LOC109004891 gene encoding NADP-dependent malic enzyme-like — MISLNRSSFLNKTGISGFRSPSSGAALRRRPASVRVVALGTNGRAGERNAAVLVENRLKEMREGSSAIADVESKPTVGGEVQDEYGHDASTEEEFVTPWCLSVASGYSLLRDPHHNKGLAFNEKERDAHFLRGLLPPTVASHELQVKKMMHNIRQYQLPLQKYMAMMDLQERNERLFYKLLIENVEELLPIVYTPTVGEACQKYGSIFMRPQGLFISLKEKGKIREVLRNWPEKNIQVIVVTDGERILGLGDLGCQGMGIPVGKLSLYTALGGVRPSSCLPITIDVGTNNETLLNDEFYIGLRQRRATGQEYAELLDEFMTAVKQNYGEKVLIQFEDFANHNAFDLLAKYGTTHLVFNDDIQGTASVVLAGLVAAQNLVGGTLADHRFLFLGAGEAGTGIAELIALEISKQTNAPLEETRKKIWLVDSKGLIVSSRKESLQHFKKPWAHEHEPINELVDAIKAIKPTVLIGTSGVGRTFTKEVVEAMASINEKPIILALSNPTSQSECTAKEAYTWSQGRAIFASGSPFPPVEYEGKLFVPGQANNAYIFPGLGLGLIMSGAIRVHDDMLLAASEALAEQVSEENFAKGLIFPPFTNIRKISAHIAAKVAAKAYELGLATRLPQPKDLVTHAESCMYSPVYRSYR, encoded by the exons ATGATCTCCCTGAACAGAAGCTCTTTCCTG AATAAGACCGGGATATCTGGGTTTCGTAGCCCTTCCTCTGGGGCGGCGCTGAGAAGACGGCCAGCTTCGGTGAGAGTGGTGGCTTTGGGCACAAATGGCCGAGCAGGGGAGAGAAACGCCGCCGTTTTGGTGGAGAACAGATTGAAGGAAATGAGAGAAGGCTCCTCCGCGATCGCTGACGTGGAGTCCAAACCTACCGTCGGCGGTGAAGTCCAGGATGAGTACGGCCACGATGCCTCCACTGAGGAGGAGTTTGTCACCCCTTGGTGTCTCTCTGTTGCTAG TGGTTATTCTTTGCTGAGAGATCCGCACCATAACAAGGGGCTTGCCTTcaatgaaaaagagagagatgccCACTTTTTGCGAGGTCTTCTCCCCCCAACAGTTGCTTCTCATGAGCTTCAG GTGAAGAAAATGATGCATAATATCCGCCAATATCAACTTCCACTACAGAAGTACATGGCCATGATGGATCTCCAA GAGAGAAATGAAAGACTATTCTACAAACTTCTTATTGAGAATGTTGAGGAGTTACTCCCAATTGTATACACTCCCACTGTTGGTGAAGCTTGCCAGAAATATGGGAGCATCTTCATGCGTCCTCAGGGTCTCTTTATTAGTTTGAAAGAAAA GGGCAAGATTCGTGAGGTTTTGAGGAATTGGCCTGAGAAGAATATTCAAGTTATTGTTGTCACTGATGGGGAGCGGATTTTGGGGCTTGGAGATCTTGGCTGTCAG GGGATGGGAATACCCGTTGGAAAACTTTCATTATACACTGCACTGGGTGGAGTTCGTCCTTCATCT TGCTTGCCTATAACCATTGATGTGGGTACAAACAATGAGACACTACTGAATGATGAGTTTTACATTGGGCTCAGGCAAAGGAGGGCAACTGGGCAG GAATATGCTGAACTCCTAGATGAATTCATGACCGCAGTCAAGCAAAATTATGGAGAAAAAGTCCTCATTCAG TTTGAAGACTTTGCAAACCACAATGCTTTTGATCTGCTTGCAAAATATGGCACAACGCATCTAGTTTTTAATGACGATATTCAG ggGACAGCATCCGTGGTACTTGCAGGGCTAGTTGCAGCTCAGAACTTAGTTGGGGGAACCTTAGCTGACCACAGGTTTCTATTCCTCGGTGCTGGAGAG GCTGGTACTGGAATAGCAGAACTCATAGCCCTTGAGATATCAAAACAG ACAAACGCCCCATTGGAAGAGACCCGCAAGAAGATTTGGCTTGTTGATTCAAAG GGGTTGATTGTCAGCTCCCGGAAGGAATCGCTCCAACATTTCAAGAAACCTTGGGCTCATGAACACGAACCAATTAATGAACTTGTAGATGCTATTAAG GCAATCAAGCCAACTGTGTTGATAGGAACATCAGGAGTAGGAAGAACATTTACTAAAGAAGTGGTTGAGGCCATGGCCTCCATCAatgag AAACCTATTATTCTTGCTCTTTCCAACCCAACTTCACAGTCTGAATGCACTGCCAAGGAAGCTTATACATGGAGTCAG GGTCGAGCCATTTTTGCTAGTGGCAGCCCATTTCCTCCTGTTGAATATGAGGGGAAGCTTTTTGTGCCTGGCCAG GCAAATAATGCATACATTTTTCCTGGGCTTGGTCTTGGTTTAATAATGTCTGGTGCTATCCGTGTTCACGACGACATGCTCCTGGCAGCCT CGGAAGCTTTGGCTGAACAGGTGAGCGAGGAGAACTTTGCCAAGGGACTCATATTCCCTCCATTTACTAACATTAGAAAGATTTCAGCACATATTGCTGCTAAAGTTGCTGCTAAAGCTTATGAACTTG GTTTGGCTACTCGCCTTCCTCAGCCTAAAGATCTGGTGACGCACGCCGAGAGCTGTATGTACAGCCCTGTCTACCGAAGTTACCGGTGA
- the LOC109004879 gene encoding ABC transporter G family member 29-like: MDGTEKAKGPERRASHSFSRSMSRKSWSMEDVFAGARHSRRNSHIDEDEEALTWAAIEKLPTYDRLRTGIIKSYMDNEPRANQALHKEVDVRKLDMDERRKFIDRIFKVAEEDNEKFLKKFRNRIDKVGILLPTVEVRFEHLTVEADCYVGTRALPTLPNVTRNVAESTLGLLGIRLAKRTKLTILKDASGIIKPSRMTLLLGPPSSGKTTLLLALAGKLDPNLKVRGEISYNGYRLDEFVPKKTSAYISQNDVHIGEMTVKETLDFSARCQGVGTRYELLSELARRERDEGIFPEAEVDLYMKATAMEGVESSLITDYTLRILGLDICKDTIVGDEMQRGISGGQKKRVTTGEMIVGPTKTLFMDEISTGLDSSTTFQIVKCLQQIVHLTEATILMSLLQPAPETFDLFDDIILLSEGQIVYQGPREHILDFFQSCGFRCPERKGTADFLQEVTSRKDQEQYWADRTRPYRYISVSEFASQFKKFHVGMQLENDLSVPYDKANSHRAALVFNKYSVPKMELLKACFDKEWLLMKRNSFFYVFKTIQIVIVAVIASTMFLRTRMHTRNEEDGALYVGALLFSMIINMFNGFAELSLIIARLPVFYKHRDLLFHPAWTYTLPTVLLGIPISVLESIVWMVVTYYTIGFAPEASRFFKQLMLIFLVQQMASGIFRLTAAICRSMIIANTGGSLTLLLVFLLGGFIIPKGQIPNWWVWGYWISPLTYAFNAISVNEMFAPRWMNKLASDNATRLGVAVLENFEVFPERNWFWIGTGAVLGFAVLFNILFTFALMYLDPFGKPQAIISEDAAKEMENSQEQSKEEPRLRRPVSKKKSISRSLSSSDENNTREMEIRRMSSRSNNNGISKNADSALEASNGVAPKRGMVLPFTPLAMSFDDVNYYVEMPPEMKDQGVAEDRLQLLRGVTGAFRPGILTALMGVSGAGKTTLMDVLAGRKTGGYIEGDIRISGFPKKQETFARISGYCEQNDIHSPQVTVRESLVYSAFLRLPKEVSDKEKMIFVDEVMELVELGNLKDAIVGLPGISGLSTEQRKRLTIAVELVANPSIIFMDEPTSGLDARAAAIVMRTVRNTVDTGRTVVCTIHQPSIDIFEAFDELLLMKRGGQVIYSGPLGRNSHKIIEYFEAIPGVSKIKEKYNPATWMLEVSSVAAEVRQGIDFAELYKSSSLYKRNKSLVKELSAPRPGARDLYFSTQYSQSIWGQFKSCFWKQWWTYWRSPDYNLVRFFFTLASALMVGTIFWKVGTKRESATDLSMIIGAMYAAVLFVGINNCGTVQPIISVERTVFYRERAAGMYSALPYALAQVIAEIPYVFFQTTYYTLIVYAMVSFQWTAAKFFWFFFVSFFSFLYFTYYGMMTVSITPNHQVASVFAAAFYALFNLFSGFFIPKPRIPKWWIWYYWVCPVAWTVYGLIVSQYGDVEDTIKVPGMAPDPTVKWYVENHFGYDPSFMGPVAVVLVGFTVFFASMYAYCIKTLNFQMR; encoded by the exons atggatgGAACGGAGAAAGCAAAAGGCCCGGAAAGGAGGGCGAGCCATAGCTTTAGTAGAAGCATGAGCAGGAAAAGTTGGAGCATGGAAGATGTATTTGCAGGTGCTAGGCACTCTCGCCGCAACAGTCATATTGACGAAGATGAAGAAGCTCTAACATGGGCAGCCATAGAGAAGTTACCGACGTATGATCGTCTAAGAACAGGTATCATCAAATCTTATATGGACAATGAGCCTCGTGCAAACCAAGCGTTGCACAAGGAAGTGGATGTTCGAAAGCTAGATATGGATGAAAGGCGAAAATTCATAGACAGGATATTTAAGGTTGCAGAGGAAGATAATGAGAAGTTCTTAAAgaaattcagaaacagaattGATAA gGTTGGAATCCTACTCCCTACTGTTGAAGTTAGGTTTGAGCATTTGACGGTTGAGGCCGATTGCTATGTCGGCACAAGGGCTCTTCCCACTCTACCAAATGTTACCAGGAATGTTGCGGAATCGACTCTTGGTTTGCTTGGGATTAGACTCGCTAAGAGAACAAAATTAACAATTCTCAAGGATGCCTCTGGAATTATTAAACCATCAag gatgacCCTACTGTTGGGACCTCCATCCTCAGGGAAAACAACCCTTTTGTTGGCATTGGCCGGAAAATTGGACCCAAACTTAAAG GTTAGAGGAGAAATCAGTTACAATGGCTATAGGCTCGATGAATTTGTGCCTAAGAAGACATCCGCATACATTAGCCAAAATGATGTTCATATCGGAGAAATGACTGTGAAAGAAACTCTAGATTTCTCGGCAAGGTGCCAAGGGGTTGGGACTCGATATG aactcttAAGTGAACTTGCAAGAAGGGAAAGGGACGAAGGCATTTTTCCAGAGGCTGAAGTTGACCTTTACATGAAG GCTACCGCAATGGAAGGAGTTGAGAGCAGTCTAATTACCGACTACACTCTAAGA ATATTAGGGCTTGACATATGCAAGGACACCATTGTTGGAGATGAAATGCAACGAGGGATATCGGGTGGACAGAAAAAACGAGTAACCACAG GAGAGATGATCGTTGGACCCACAAAGACACTGTTCATGGATGAGATATCAACGGGTCTTGATAGCTCCACGACATTCCAAATTGTGAAATGTTTGCAACAGATCGTCCATCTAACGGAGGCCACCATTTTAATGTCCTTACTCCAGCCGGCTCCGGAGACGTTCGACCTCTTCGACGACATCATTCTACTATCGGAGGGCCAGATTGTGTACCAGGGCCCACGAGAGCACATTCTCGACTTCTTTCAAAGCTGTGGCTTTAGGTGTCCTGAGAGAAAGGGCACTGCCGATTTCTTGCAAGAG GTTACGTCGAGGAAGGACCAAGAGCAGTACTGGGCTGATAGAACAAGACCATACCGATACATATCGGTTTCCGAATTCGCAAGCCAGTTCAAGAAGTTCCATGTGGGCATGCAGCTTGAAAACGATTTATCAGTGCCTTACGACAAGGCCAATAGCCATAGAGCAGCGCTAGTCTTCAATAAATATTCAGTCCCAAAAATGGAACTTCTGAAGGCATGCTTCGACAAAGAATGGCTGTTGATGAAGAGGAACTCCTTTTTCTACGTGTTCAAGACTATCCAAATTGTCATCGTGGCAGTCATAGCATCCACTATGTTTTTAAGGACTCGAATGCACACTAGGAATGAAGAAGATGGGGCTCTATATGTTGGGGCACTTCTGTTTTCCATGATCATTAACATGTTCAATGGTTTTGCTGAGCTCTCACTGATCATTGCTAGGCTTCCTGTATTTTACAAGCATAGAGACTTACTCTTCCACCCTGCTTGGACTTACACGCTGCCAACTGTGTTGCTGGGAATTCCTATATCTGTTCTTGAGTCTATTGTTTGGATGGTCGTGACATACTACACCATTGGATTTGCACCCGAAGCAAGCAg GTTTTTCAAGCAACTAATGTTAATATTTTTGGTCCAACAAATGGCCTCTGGGATCTTTAGGCTCACAGCTGCTATCTGTAGGAGTATGATCATCGCCAATACTGGCGGATCTCTCACTTTGCTCCTTGTTTTCCTACTTGGAGGTTTCATTATTCCTAAAG GTCAAATTCCAAACTGGTGGGTGTGGGGCTACTGGATTTCACCTTTGACATATGCTTTCAATGCCATTTCTgtaaatgaaatgtttgctccCAGGTGGATGAACAAACTG GCTTCAGACAATGCAACCAGATTAGGTGTGGCAGTACTTGAGAACTTTGAAGTTTTCCCTGAAAGAAACTGGTTCTGGATTGGCACAGGAGCAGTTCTGGGATTCGCAGTTCTCTTTAACATCCTGTTCACGTTTGCTCTTATGTATCTTGACC CATTCGGAAAGCCGCAAGCAATAATATCTGAAGATGCTGCAAAAGAGATGGAAAATAGCCAAGAACAGTCAAAGGAAGAACCAAGACTCAGAAGGCCCGtgtcaaagaaaaaatcaatttctcGATCACTGTCTTCGTCTGATGAGAACAATACAA GAGAAATGGAAATCCGCCGAATGAGCAGCCGATCCAACAACAATGGAATAAGTAAAAATGCTGATTCAGCTCTTGAGGCATCCAACGGTGTTGCTCCTAAGAGAGGAATGGTTCTTCCATTTACACCTCTGGCAATGTCCTTTGACGATGTGAATTACTATGTGGAAATGCCCCCT gaaatgaaggatcaaggaGTAGCAGAGGACAGACTCCAATTACTTCGGGGAGTAACTGGTGCATTTAGGCCTGGGATCTTGACAGCACTTATGGGAGTTAGTGGAGCTGGAAAGACAACGTTGATGGATGTTTTAGCAGGAAGAAAGACAGGTGGTTACATTGAAGGTGATATTAGAATCTCCGGATTTCCTAAGAAACAAGAAACCTTTGCAAGAATTTCTGGTTACTGTGAACAAAATGATATCCACTCGCCCCAAGTCACAGTTCGAGAATCTTTGGTATACTCAGCTTTCCTTCGACTCCCTAAAGAAGTCAGCGATAAGGAAAAGATG ATATTTGTTGATGAAGTTATGGAATTGGTAGAACTAGGCAATCTCAAGGATGCAATAGTGGGGCTTCCAGGAATTTCAGGATTGTCAACAGAACAGAGAAAGAGGTTGACCATTGCCGTTGAGCTTGTTGCTAATCCCTCGATCATTTTCATGGATGAACCAACTTCAGGTCTTGATGCAAGGGCAGCAGCCATTGTCATGAGGACTGTGAGAAACACAGTGGATACTGGAAGAACGGTAGTGTGCACCATTCACCAGCCTAGCATTGATATCTTTGAAGCCTTTGATGAGCTACTACTGATGAAGAGAGGAGGACAAGTGATCTACTCTGGACCTTTGGGTCGGAATTCTCACAAAATCATTGAATATTTTGAG GCAATTCCTGGAGTCtcaaaaattaaggaaaagtACAACCCGGCAACATGGATGCTCGAAGTGAGCTCAGTAGCAGCTGAAGTCAGGCAAGGAATTGACTTCGCTGAACTCTACAAATCATCATCCCTGTATAA GAGAAACAAGTCCTTGGTGAAAGAGTTAAGCGCACCAAGACCTGGGGCAAGAGACCTGTATTTTTCTACTCAATATTCTCAGTCCATATGGGGGCAGTTCAAATCTTGCTTTTGGAAGCAATGGTGGACATATTGGAGAAGTCCGGATTATAACCTTGTCAGATTCTTTTTCACCTTGGCTTCAGCCCTCATGGTGGGGACAATTTTCTGGAAAGTGGGGACTAAAAG GGAGAGTGCAACTGATCTTTCTATGATCATTGGAGCAATGTATGCTGCTGTACTGTTTGTAGGAATTAATAACTGTGGCACAGTACAGCCAATTATATCTGTTGAAAGAACGGTGTTTTATCGAGAAAGAGCTGCCGGGATGTACTCTGCATTGCCTTATGCCCTTGCACAG GTAATTGCCGAAATTCCATACGTGTTTTTCCAAACAACATATTATACACTTATTGTGTATGCCATGGTGAGCTTTCAATGGACAGCCGCAAAATTCTTCTGGTTTTTCTTCGtctccttcttctccttcctctactTCACATACTACGGCATGATGACCGTTTCCATCACACCAAACCATCAAGTAGCATCAGTTTTTGCAGCAGCTTTCTATGCTCTCTTCAATCTTTTCTCAGGGTTCTTCATCCCAAAACCC AGAATTCCGAAGTGGTGGATCTGGTACTACTGGGTTTGCCCAGTAGCGTGGACTGTTTATGGATTAATTGTGTCCCAATATGGTGATGTGGAGGACACCATTAAAGTACCAGGAATGGCGCCTGACCCCACTGTTAAGTGGTATGTAGAAAACCATTTCGGGTATGATCCCAGTTTCATGGGTCCAGTTGCTGTAGTTTTGGTTGGCTTCACTGTCTTCTTCGCGTCAATGTATGCCTACTGCATAAAGACTCTGAACTTCCAGATGAGATAG